A stretch of the Acanthochromis polyacanthus isolate Apoly-LR-REF ecotype Palm Island chromosome 22, KAUST_Apoly_ChrSc, whole genome shotgun sequence genome encodes the following:
- the LOC127531906 gene encoding uncharacterized protein LOC127531906 — MDDDDDDDDEDFQYQSDFLLDLFSHVKDYETKTGLRVLPSLQSVFQSAPSFWFINLSERKTSILLEVLKLQSEKKEVCLTGWSHEESEVRSFLQCLPYISQLRVQKKLPLDETTRMFVNLFCAAAEREQQTGEKILKQLSSVCRYERFPSYSMDGKYQTGFLLDLFSHVKDYETKTGLRVLPSLQSVLQSAPLFWSINLSERKTSVLLEVLKLQSEKKEVRLTGWSHEESEVRSFLQCLPYISLLRVQKKLPLDETTRMFVNLFCAAAEREQQTGEKILEQLSSVCRYKGFPLEYMDDDDDDDDDDDDDEDFQYQSDFLLDLFSHVKDYETKTGLRVLPSLQSVFQSAPSFWFINLSERKTSILLEVLKLQSEKKEVCLTGWSHEESEVRSFLQCLPYISQLSVERLPLDETSRMFVNLFCAAAEREQQTGEKILELLSSVCTYGAFPSFYMDGKSQSDFLLDLFSHVKDYETKTGLRVLPSLQSVFQSAPSVWSIKLSERKTSILLEVLKLQSEKKEVCLTGWSHEESEVRSFLQCLPYISQLRVQNKLPLDETTRMFVNLFCAAAEREQQTGEKILKQLSSVCRYEGFPLEYMDDDDDDDDDDEDFQYQSDFLLDLFSLVKDYETKTGLRVLPSLQSVFQSAPVVWSINLSERKTSILLEVLKLQSEKKPVYLTGWSHEESEVRSFLQCLPYISQLR; from the exons atggatgatgatgatgatgatgatgatgaagattttCAATATCAGAGTGATTTCCTGCTGGATCTGTTCTCCCATGTGAAGGACTATGAGACTAAAacaggtctgagagtccttccatcattacagtcagttttccagtcagcTCCTTCATTCTGGTTCAtaaacctctcagagagaaagacctccatcctcctggaagtgctgaaactccaatcagagaagaaagaagtgtgtctgacaggctggtcacatgaagagagtgaagtgaggagtttcctgcagtgtctgccttatatctcacagctcag AGTTCAGAAGAAGTTACCTCTTGATGAAACAACCAGGATGTTTgtgaatctgttctgtgcagcagcagagagagaacagcagacaggagagaagatactgAAGCAgttatcatcagtgtgcagATATGAAAGATTTCCTTCATATTCCATGGATGGAAAATATCAGACTGGTTTCCTGCTGGATCTGTTCTCCCATGTGAAGGACTATGAGACTAAAacaggtctgagagtccttccatcattacagtcagttttgcAGTCAGCTCCTTTATTCTGGTCCAtaaacctctcagagagaaagacctccgtcctcctggaagtgctgaaactccaatcagagaagaaagaagtgcgtctgacaggctggtcacatgaagagagtgaagtgaggagtttcctgcagtgtctgccttatatctcacTGCTCAG AGTTCAGAAGAAGTTACCTCTCGATGAAACAACCAGGATGTTTgtgaatctgttctgtgcagcagcagagagagaacagcagacaggagagaagatactggagcagttatcatcagtgtgcagATATAAAGGATTTCCTTTAGAATacatggatgatgatgatgatgatgatgatgatgatgatgatgatgaagattttCAATATCAGAGTGATTTCCTGCTGGATCTGTTCTCCCATGTGAAGGACTATGAGACTAAAacaggtctgagagtccttccatcattacagtcagttttccagtcagcTCCTTCATTCTGGTTCAtaaacctctcagagagaaagacctccatcctcctggaagtgctgaaactccaatcagagaagaaagaagtgtgtctgacaggctggtcacatgaagagagtgaagtgaggagtttcctgcagtgtctgccttatatctcacagctcag TGTTGAGCGGTTACCTCTTGATGAAACAAGCAGGATGTTTgtgaatctgttctgtgcagcagcagagagagaacagcagacaggagagaagatactgGAGCTGTTATCATCAGTGTGCACATATGGAGCCTTTCCTTCATTTTACATGGATGGAAAATCTCAGAGTGATTTCCTGCTGGATCTGTTCTCCCATGTGAAGGACTATGAGACTAAAacaggtctgagagtccttccatcattacagtcagttttccagtcagcTCCTTCAGTCTGGTCCATAAagctctcagagagaaagacctccatcctcctggaagtgctgaaactccaatcagagaagaaagaagtgtgtctgacaggctggtcacatgaagagagtgaagtgaggagtttcctgcagtgtctgccttatatctcacagctcag AGTTCAGAATAAGTTACCTCTTGATGAAACAACCAGGATGTTTgtgaatctgttctgtgcagcagcagagagagaacagcagacaggagagaagatactgAAGCAgttatcatcagtgtgcagATATGAAGGATTTCCTTTAGAATacatggatgatgatgatgatgatgatgatgatgatgaagattttCAATATCAGAGTGATTTCCTGCTGGATCTGTTCTCCCTTGTGAAGGACTATGAGACTAAAacaggtctgagagtccttccatcattacagtcagttttccagtcagcTCCTGTAGTCTGGTCCAtaaacctctcagagagaaagacctccatcctcctggaagtactgaaactccaatcagagaagaaaccagtgtatctgacaggctggtcacatgaagagagtgaagtgaggagtttcctgcagtgtctgccttatatctcacagctcaggtaa